The genome window CCGGAATGCCGGGAGGTGCCTGATTGCTCACATCACCTTCACGCCGGGGCCCGTATGCTTCACGACATGTCCACCACTCCTGAACCCGTAGCGGAGCGTTCCGCCGACGAGGTCAACGAGGAGATCCGGGCACTGTGGTTCCGCAGCGGCGGGATCCTCAGCCTCGAGGAGCGGCGGGAGTACCAGCGGCTCGTCCTGGAATGGGCGGCGGCCTCCTCGCCGCGCCCGACGAAGGCGGCCTGACCGCCCGCCCGGCCACCTCCCGCGTTGCGACCACCGCCGGCGGCGGCGGCTCGGCATATGCGCGGCAGGCCCGGTTTCCTCCGGCACCCGCAGCACCCTGGAGCGGACAGCGACTCGGCCGCTCAGCCCCAGGTCCCCGCGTACGCCCGGCGATAGGCGTTCCGTTCCTGTTCCGACCGGATGTAGCGCGTGGCCACCAGCGCGACCAGGCTGCCCGCGATGACCAGCAGACCGGGCCCGACGTTCCGCGGGTCGGTGAGCCGCGACACGATTCCGCCCGCCGCCCCTCCGGCACCGACCTCCTGGACCGCGCCCGGCGCCGCCGACCCGGGCGCGATCGCCGCACCCTGAGACGCCGAGAGGGACGGCGCCGGAGCGGCGGAGGCCCCGGCGCTCGCACCGCCCGGTGCCTGGCCCTGCCCCGTCAGCTGGACCCCGAGAGCGGTCATCGCCTTCGTCACCGGCTGGAAGAACGTCGTACCGCCCGCCTGGCAGTCCCCGCTGCCGCCCGAGGTCACGCCGAGCGCGATGCCTTCCGAGAACAACGGGCCGCCGCTGTCGCCCGGTTCGGCGCACACCGTGGTCTGGATGAGACCGGTGACCGAGCCCTCCGGGTAGTTCACCGTCGCGTTGAGCGCGGTGACCTCGCCGTCGTGCAGACCGCTGGTGCTGCCGCTGCGGAACACCTTCTCACCCACCACCGGGTCCCCGGCCGCCGTGATGCGCACCCCGCGCCCGCCCCCGATGGCCACGACGTTCTCCCCGGGCGTCGCCTGCCCGTTCTCGTACCGGATGAGAGAGAAGTCGCCGTCCCCGGGGAACTCCGAGGTGACGGTCCGGCCCAGTTGCGTCCGGCCCGTGTTGTCGGAGAACCAGAGCGTGCCGCCCGGGCCGCAGTGCCCGGCGGTCAGGATGAACTGGGTCCGCCCGTTGGTCACGTTGAAGCCCGCGGAACAGCGGCCGCTGGTCGAGAAGATCGGCTGGGCGCCGGCCACCCGGGTCGTGAACCGTCCCTGGCTGCGCTCCATCCGGACGAAGTCCCCGATGCCGTGGGCGAGTTTCGTCATACGGGACCAGTCGGACACGGAGACCGTGCGGTCGGCCTGCACCACGACCTGGTTGGTCCGGTAGTCAACGGACCAGGCGGTGCCCGCCACCCTGGGGGCGGAACTCAGCGTCTTCGTGGCCGACTTCAGCTGCTCCATGCTGTGCCGCACCATCTTGGCCCGGGCCCCGGCCGCCGTGACCGCGTCCGCCGCGGCCCTGTCCGTCACCGCGACCACGGGCTTCCCGTCGGAGGCGACCCAGCTGCCCGCCGTCCGGGAGGTGCCGAGCCGGGACACCAGTTGGGAGCCCGTCCGTGAAGCGGTCATGGCGGACGTGCCCGTGCTGAAGGGGGTCTGCGCGCCGGACGGTTCGCTCGCCAGTGCCTGGGTGACCATCAGACCGCCCAGGAGCAGTCCGCCGACGGCCGCGATGCGAGCCCCCCGCCGGACGATCCGTCGTCGTGCATGCCTCATCCATGGCTCCCGAACCCGAACAGCACGGCGTCACCACCGCGGGGCACTCCGGTCGTCGCGCGCCCTCACTCCATACGTGCGCACGCGCCCGGGTGTTCACCGACGCGCCGCGGAAGTCACGCCGTCGGCCGGGCGTCGCCGGGCAGGCGCGAGCGGACGAAAGACCCTAGGAGTGCCGCAGCGAGACACCGCTGCGCTCGTCCCCCCACAGCGAGTCACCGTCGACGTACGGGCGCAGCAGCGCGGTCAGCCCCGGGTCGCCGCGCCCGTTCAGCTCGTCGGAGGCGATCTTTCGGGCGATCCCCGCGAGGAAGTCGGCGAGCTGCACCCGCGCATCGAGCCGGGAGTCGACGAGCCGGAACCCGAAGAGTCCCGTGGCCTCCTTGAGCCAGGCGATGCGCTGCGCGGTGAGCACGTTCTGCTCGTCGTGCACGAGCGCCACCTGGTGCCCGCCCGCTCCCCAGTACGCCGCGGTGCGCACGAGGGCCGGCAACAGGGGGTTGAGCGCCGGAACGAGCGCGGGCCCGTCGGCGATCCGCGCCCGGTACGCCCGCGCCCTCTCCCGAGCCCCGGCCAGCAGCGCGAGGGTCTCGCCCGCGTCGCCCCGCGGACGGGCCCGGAGCAGGTCCTCGACGAGGAGGAAGAAGGAGTCGACGGGAGCCTCCGGCTGCCCGTTGCCCCTGGCCCGCATCAGATCGTTGGACGCCTCCAGAAAGCGCCGCCACGGCTCGTCCCCGAAGCGCTCACGCCCGGTGCGGAAGAGGGCGAGGGCGGGTGCGGGATCGCCGAGCAGCAGGTCCACCACACGGTCGACCACGAAGAACGACTTCTCCACGAGCAGCACATGGGCGTGCCCGTGCAGCGGCCCCGAGGCGCCGAGAAACCATTCCAGCACCGCGCGGTGCTTCTCCCGCAGCAGATGGGCGGCCTTGTACTCCTCCGCCGGCGAGCGGATGCGGTCCCGGATCTCCTGGACGTGCGCGGCAGCCGAGGGGAGAGGCAGATGCACACTGGCGTGCGCGAACACGTCGGTGTTCCCGCTGGTGAGGTTCTCTCCGTCCGATCCCGACTCGTCGCAGGCCACCTCCAGCAGTCGTCCCGCGGTCGGCGCGCGGACCGTACTCTCACGATGCCGGCTCACCGTCTCGCCCCCTGCCCTCGTACCGCATGAGGATCATCCCGCACCCGGCGCACGGCGAACCGTCCCACGCCGCCGGTGAAGTCCAGCCAATCCCCGGCTACTCCGAAGTAACTGTCTACGCGTCAGTAACTCTTGCGTCGCCTGGTGTCCATTATTGGACGTGAGCATGACGAACGAGGCCGGTGCGGAGGCGCCACCGCCGCACGGACGCGATGTGGACGCGAGGGAAGGGACGAGCATGACAAGACGTGGTGCGGTGCGCCGTATCGGCGCGGTGTCGGCGGTCGTGGCGCTGGGCATCGGAGGCACGGTGACCGCCGCGGGAAGCGCCTCCGCGGCTCCCGCGGCAACCACCGTGAGCGTG of Streptomyces cynarae contains these proteins:
- a CDS encoding DUF3800 domain-containing protein, producing the protein MSRHRESTVRAPTAGRLLEVACDESGSDGENLTSGNTDVFAHASVHLPLPSAAAHVQEIRDRIRSPAEEYKAAHLLREKHRAVLEWFLGASGPLHGHAHVLLVEKSFFVVDRVVDLLLGDPAPALALFRTGRERFGDEPWRRFLEASNDLMRARGNGQPEAPVDSFFLLVEDLLRARPRGDAGETLALLAGARERARAYRARIADGPALVPALNPLLPALVRTAAYWGAGGHQVALVHDEQNVLTAQRIAWLKEATGLFGFRLVDSRLDARVQLADFLAGIARKIASDELNGRGDPGLTALLRPYVDGDSLWGDERSGVSLRHS
- a CDS encoding S1 family peptidase gives rise to the protein MRHARRRIVRRGARIAAVGGLLLGGLMVTQALASEPSGAQTPFSTGTSAMTASRTGSQLVSRLGTSRTAGSWVASDGKPVVAVTDRAAADAVTAAGARAKMVRHSMEQLKSATKTLSSAPRVAGTAWSVDYRTNQVVVQADRTVSVSDWSRMTKLAHGIGDFVRMERSQGRFTTRVAGAQPIFSTSGRCSAGFNVTNGRTQFILTAGHCGPGGTLWFSDNTGRTQLGRTVTSEFPGDGDFSLIRYENGQATPGENVVAIGGGRGVRITAAGDPVVGEKVFRSGSTSGLHDGEVTALNATVNYPEGSVTGLIQTTVCAEPGDSGGPLFSEGIALGVTSGGSGDCQAGGTTFFQPVTKAMTALGVQLTGQGQAPGGASAGASAAPAPSLSASQGAAIAPGSAAPGAVQEVGAGGAAGGIVSRLTDPRNVGPGLLVIAGSLVALVATRYIRSEQERNAYRRAYAGTWG